A portion of the Saccharomyces paradoxus chromosome XV, complete sequence genome contains these proteins:
- the TIM18 gene encoding Tim18p (Component of the mitochondrial TIM22 complex~similar to YOR297C), protein MLLFPGLKPVLNASTVIVNPVRAVFPRLAFSTKRSFHNINRLNVENEVNDIANKPKEASPSEQMYKPPEFSQFEGSYQKDYERIAKYTLIPLTMVPFYASFTGGVINPLLDASLSSVFLIYLQYGFTSCIIDYIPKEKYPRWHKLALYSLYGGSMLSLYGIYELETKDNGFVDLIRKLWNENDDHLYIFGRN, encoded by the coding sequence ATGCTATTGTTTCCTGGTTTGAAGCCTGTTCTTAATGCTTCCACTGTCATAGTAAATCCTGTACGAGCTGTTTTTCCAAGACTAGCATTTTCAACCAAAAGATCCTTTCATAACATTAATCGTCTGAATGTTGAGAACGAAGTTAACGATATCGCAAATAAGCCAAAAGAAGCATCCCCTTCAGAGCAGATGTATAAGCCTCCAGAGTTCTCCCAATTTGAAGGCTCTTATCAAAAAGACTATGAGAGAATAGCGAAATATACCTTGATTCCACTAACAATGGTGCCTTTTTATGCATCCTTTACCGGTGGAGTCATAAATCCTTTGCTGGATGCTTCTTTATCCTCCGTTTTTCTAATATATTTACAGTATGGTTTCACAAGCTGTATTATTGATTATATACCGAAGGAGAAGTATCCAAGATGGCATAAATTGGCTCTTTATAGTCTTTATGGAGGATCTATGTTGTCCTTGTACGGCATCTACGAAttggaaacaaaagataatGGTTTTGTTGACCTGATAAGGAAGCTTTGGAATGAAAACGATGACCATCTGTATATATTCGGAAGAAATTGA
- the MUM3 gene encoding Mum3p (similar to YOR298W), whose amino-acid sequence MGFVDFFETYMVGSRVQFKQLDISDWLSLTPRLLILFGYFYIHSFFTAINQFLQFVNTNSFCLRLHLLYDRFWSHVPIIGEYKIRLLSRALTYTKVKIIPTLDKALEVIEIWFQLHLVEMTFEKKKNIQIFISEGSDDLNFFKDNKFQTTLIICNHRSVNDYTLINYLFFKSCPTKCYTKWEFIQKLRKGEDLPEWPQLKFLGWGKMFNFPRLDLLKNIFLKDETLTLLPDKLRNILETQNNQAITIFPEVNIMSLELSIIQRKLHQDFPFVINFYNLLYPRFRNFTSLMAAFSSIKNIKRKKNHNNIIKEARHLLHREIDKLVHKSITIESSKVSDKITPPMIVDNSYLLKKKEEISSVKPKIVRINPYIYDFTVIYYRVKYTDSGHDHINGDLKLHKGYQLEQISPTIFEMIQPEMESEKSIKDKDPIVVMVNIKKHQIQPLLAYNDESLEKWLENRWIEKDRLIESLQKNIKIETK is encoded by the coding sequence ATGGGTTTTGTTGATTTCTTCGAAACCTATATGGTCGGTTCTAGGGTCCAGTTTAAACAGTTAGATATTTCTGATTGGTTGAGCCTGACCCCAAGATTGcttattctttttgggtacttttatattcattctttttttactgcAATCAATCAGTTTCTACAGTTTGTTAACACGAACTCCTTTTGTCTTAGATTGCACTTACTATATGACAGATTTTGGTCGCATGTCCCCATTATAGGCGAGTATAAAATTCGGCTACTTTCGAGGGCACTGACATATActaaagtaaaaataataccaaCCTTAGACAAGGCACTGGAAGTGATTGAAATATGGTTTCAGTTACATTTGGTTGAAATgacctttgaaaaaaaaaaaaacatccaaattttcattaGCGAAGGAAGTGATGACcttaactttttcaagGATAACAAATTTCAAACTACATTAATAATATGTAATCATAGATCGGTCAACGACTACACTTTGATTAattacctttttttcaaaagctgtCCCACCAAATGTTATACTAAATGGGAGTTTATACAAAAGTTACGGAAGGGGGAAGATTTACCTGAATGGCCTCAGTTGAAATTTCTTGGTTGGGGAAAGATGTTCAACTTTCCTCGATTAGATCTActaaagaatatattccTGAAAGATGAAACTCTCACTTTGTTACCGGATAAGctaagaaatattttagaaACACAAAATAATCAAGCTATAACTATTTTCCCCGAAGTAAATATTATGAGTTTGGAGCTATCAATTATTCAAAGGAAACTACATCAAGATTTTCCCTTTGTTATAAATTTCTACAACTTATTATACCCAAGATTCAGAAACTTCACCAGTTTGATGGCTGccttttcatcaattaaAAACatcaagagaaaaaaaaaccataacaatatcatcaaaGAGGCCCGACACCTGCTTCACAGagaaattgataaattagTTCATAAGAGTATAACAATTGAGTCTTCCAAGGTGTCCGATAAGATAACGCCGCCCATGATCGTAGATAATTCATATTtgcttaaaaaaaaggaagaaatcAGCAGCGTCAAGCCCAAGATAGTACGAATCAATCCATATATTTATGATTTTACGGTGATTTATTACAGAGTCAAATATACGGATAGCGGGCATGATCATATTAATGGAGATTTGAAACTTCATAAAGGTTATCAATTGGAGCAAATTTCTCCAACAATCTTTGAAATGATTCAACCAGAAATGGAGTCCgaaaaaagtataaaagataaagacCCCATTGTGGTGATGgtaaatataaaaaagcATCAAATTCAACCACTACTCGCATACAATGATGAAAGTTTGGAAAAGTGGCTTGAAAACAGGTGGATAGAAAAAGATAGGTTAATCGAGTCcttgcaaaaaaatattaaaattgaGACCAAATAA
- the MBF1 gene encoding multiprotein-bridging factor 1 (similar to YOR298C) translates to MSDWDTNTIIGSRARAGGSGPRANVARSQGQINAARRQGLVVSVDKKYGSTNTKGDNEGQRLTKVDRETDIVKPKKLDPNVGRAISRARTDKKMSQKDLATKINEKPTVVNDYEAARAIPNQQVLSKLERALGVKLRGNNIGSPLGAPKKK, encoded by the coding sequence atgtcTGACTGGGATACGAATACTATTATCGGTAGCAGAGCAAGAGCTGGTGGTTCTGGCCCAAGGGCCAACGTTGCCAGATCTCAGGGTCAAATCAATGCTGCAAGAAGGCAGGGGTTGGTTGTTTCCGTTGACAAAAAGTACGGTTCAACCAACACCAAGGGTGACAACGAGGGTCAAAGGTTGACCAAGGTCGACCGTGAGACAGATATCGTCAAGCCCAAGAAATTGGATCCAAATGTCGGTAGAGCCATTTCACGTGCCAGAACggacaaaaaaatgtcgCAGAAGGACTTGGCAACTAAAATTAACGAGAAACCAACAGTGGTAAACGATTACGAAGCTGCTAGAGCCATTCCAAACCAGCAAGTTCTGTCAAAGTTAGAAAGGGCCTTAGGTGTTAAATTGAGAGGTAACAACATTGGTTCGCCTTTGGGAgctccaaagaagaagtga
- the BUD7 gene encoding exomer complex subunit (Member of the ChAPs family (Chs5p-Arf1p-binding proteins)~similar to YOR299W), whose protein sequence is MITQNSIPEVKEDFIGYALNERRIRLPQFRDLGPADLITLAKYLPTSSNTNAINSTGGNSGAITHAPAADGSAASMVTNGDTSDAAITTNSTAASIYSNSRSANDAAPMVAELHPLNKLKGEVGTFFYSMGVDTSGPTSIAIFLKEISEIITEKPQVWFGKKKTFNVARISFSTWNAFRRCDINVIVHIPGTIQNFIVDCNGESQNIEMRADHDLIWAETFVSGVVRSIMLMKENAEEGELQNLVETLILNPFTAGKIDDVPEMFIDLFPIIYHKGPSLGAPYYIANVTNTNNYLVETLVEIVKLTRSVNRAEIMLKNLATENPEAIIILIKIFLVCDLEIDAIKLTYDMLSQGEKTINTNNHMGYRSELLCLQAQFLIDKRQDYALGQNIAQEAVNCSPSEFRPWYILSKVYVKLNDIENALLILNSCPMSPLKEKYVLKRVAPLHSNNSLHLPLPIDVVLDEVTSLNPQDVQKEHRSADPMLVNLAASNLKSTFQLAYRLLTEIVQITGWENLLKYRSNIFVMEDEYQNSSSSLSKGVNEQEEQPLRAKRLCERWLDNLFMLLYEDLKVYTLWQTEQLYMDAQNNNHNKLTFEWELFGLCARRLGHFPEAAKAFQNGLSQRFSSRCARKLLEYCINERQRVKIFINSPNSHDMVPEMVSSRIRELDNSIIDLCVKICCWNHRWYTEFSISLLDSLSVVIQDMGLTKVSNEISSRYPETVLKLVQENLLDFFKNVCTNGCYDA, encoded by the coding sequence ATGATTACGCAGAATTCCATACCAGAGgtaaaagaagattttattgGTTACGCTTTAAATGAGAGAAGGATCCGGTTACCGCAGTTCCGAGATTTGGGACCAGCAGACTTGATCACATTAGCAAAGTACTTGCCCACTTCAAGTAATACAAATGCCATAAACAGCACGGGTGGAAACAGTGGGGCCATCACGCACGCTCCTGCAGCCGATGGTTCTGCCGCTTCCATGGTAACCAATGGAGACACTAGTGACGCCGCCATTACCACGAATTCCACAGCAGCATCTATATACAGTAACAGCAGAAGTGCCAATGATGCAGCCCCAATGGTTGCTGAGCTCCATCCACTTAATAAACTGAAGGGCGAAGTaggaacttttttttactccATGGGTGTCGATACCTCCGGTCCAACTTCAATCGCCATCTTTCTGAAGGAAATATCAGAGATCATCACTGAGAAGCCTCAAGTTTGGTTTggcaagaagaaaacctTTAATGTTGCTCggatttcattttccacTTGGAATGCGTTCAGGAGATGCGATATAAATGTCATCGTTCATATCCCGGGAACCATCCAAAACTTTATAGTGGATTGCAACGGTGAAAGCCAGAATATAGAAATGCGTGCCGATCATGATTTAATTTGGGCGGAAACTTTCGTAAGTGGCGTGGTAAGGTCAATCATGTTAATGAAGGAAAACGCTGAAGAGGGGgaattacaaaatttaGTGGAgactttgattttgaaccCGTTTACTGCAGGAAAAATCGACGATGTGCCAGAAATGTTCATTGATTTGTTCCCTATAATTTACCATAAGGGCCCATCATTAGGCGCTCCTTATTATATCGCCAATGTAACAAACACTAATAACTATTTGGTAGAAACACTCGTGGAGATAGTTAAATTGACTCGTAGCGTTAACAGGGCGGAAataatgttgaaaaatctgGCCACCGAAAACCCTGAGGCGATCATAATACTGATCAAGATCTTCTTGGTGTGCGATCTCGAAATAGACGCAATAAAGCTCACATATGATATGCTTTCGCAAGGTGAAAAAACAATCAACACTAATAACCACATGGGTTATAGATCAGAATTACTGTGCTTACAGGCGCAATTTTTGATAGATAAAAGACAAGATTACGCATTAGGGCAAAATATAGCACAGGAGGCAGTCAATTGTTCTCCAAGTGAATTCAGACCCTGGTATATTTTATCCAAGGTGTATGTAAAGTTAAATGATATCGAAAATGCCTTGCTGATACTGAACTCATGCCCCATGTCTCCCTTAAAGGAAAAGTACGTATTGAAAAGAGTGGCTCCGTTGCACTCCAATAATAGTCTTCATTTACCTTTGCCAATTGACGTCGTACTGGATGAAGTGACGTCGTTGAATCCGCAAGATGTTCAGAAGGAACACCGCTCTGCAGATCCAATGTTGGTCAATTTAGCTGCTTCCAATTTGAAATCTACTTTCCAATTGGCATACCGATTATTGACGGAAATTGTGCAAATCACCGGCTGGGAAAATCTGTTAAAGTATAGGTCAAATATTTTCGTTATGGAGGATGAATACCaaaattcatcatcctcGTTATCAAAGGGCGTTAACgaacaagaagaacagCCTCTGAGGGCAAAAAGGCTTTGTGAAAGATGGTTGGACAACCTCTTCATGCTTTTATATGAAGATTTAAAGGTGTATACATTATGGCAAACCGAACAACTGTACATGGACGCACAGAACAACAACCACAATAAACTGACTTTCGAATGGGAGTTATTCGGCCTTTGTGCACGTCGATTGGGCCATTTCCCTGAAGCCGCCAAGGCATTCCAGAACGGCTTATCACAGAGATTTTCATCAAGGTGCGCGAGAAAGCTACTGGAATATTGTATAAACGAACGTCAGCGggtcaaaatttttataaaCTCACCTAATTCGCATGACATGGTCCCTGAGATGGTAAGCTCGCGCATAAGAGAATTGGACAATAGCATTATCGATCTCTGCGTGAAAATATGCTGTTGGAACCATCGTTGGTATACTGAATTCTCCATAAGTTTACTTGACTCTTTAAGTGTGGTCATTCAAGATATGGGTCTGACCAAAGTTTCCAATGAAATCTCGTCGAGATACCCGGAAACGGTCCTCAAATTGGTTCAGGAGAACTTgcttgatttcttcaaaaatgtttGCACGAATGGATGCTACGATGCATAG
- the RAX1 gene encoding Rax1p (Protein involved in bud site selection during bipolar budding~similar to YOR301W), with the protein MNSVQDFEKIQRERLPTLYEVLIQRTSQPVDLWTFYTFLSQFPYAINYLDFWVDLMAHTRLCKSYVELVRKSLINFPQEQEENGGTSTTTFDLVNALIEEGHLDLETPDKILENGSTDLPFSPKLNQLLGDWKRQSGISQKVLRSEDMALIVDEIMKRRSQQDGKPQITTKQLLHSAVGLCNTYLVSPEQSERYMSNIPTETRNRIIENIQVERRYDIEIFDDVKNLTYQFLEMDCFPKFLSRVALHNIHDEISDWRFHSVGATNEKSKRSRGQTHISRSPFSNHTSISRIGLGLLWLGIGFWIGYVLIFLAYSRAIRVVTVVPFTLGCYCIVCGMYQVDIVYSWFGVTQRLLHRHKNTNSDEDDASTSPYHVPALLAVFGGKLGATAAFTVIFSCVPGRRV; encoded by the exons ATGAATAGTGTGCAGGATTTCGAGAAAATCCAACGCGAACGATTACCAACATTATATGAAGTGTTAATACAGAGGACATCGCAGCCTGTCGATCTCTGGACTTTCTATACGTTTCTTTCGCAGTTCCCATATGCCATCAACTATCTGGACTTTTGGGTAGATTTGATGGCACACACACGACTTTGTAAAAGCTACGTCGAGTTGGTAAGAAAATCATTGATTAACTTCCCacaagaacaagaggaAAATGGAGGCACATCTACGACCACATTTGATTTAGTGAACGCACTGATAGAAGAAGGACACTTGGACCTGGAAACACCCGATAAAATCTTAGAAAACGGCAGTACAGACTTACCGTTTTCACCAAAATTAAACCAATTGCTGGGAGATTGGAAACGCCAGTCGGGCATCAGTCAAAAAGTCCTGAGAAGCGAAGACATGGCGCTGATCGTGGACGAGATAATGAAAAGGCGCTCACAACAAGACGGAAAACCGCAGATAACTACAAAACAACTGCTACACAGCGCAGTAGGCCTCTGCAACACCTACTTAGTATCGCCAGAACAAAGCGAACGGTACATGAGCAACATTCCCACGGAAACGCGGAACCGCATAATAGAAAACATACAGGTCGAACGAAGATACGACATTGAGATTTTCGACGACGTGAAGAACCTGACCTACCAATTCTTAGAGATGGATTGCTTCCCAAAATTCCTAAGCCGGGTCGCACTACACAACATCCACGATGAAATATCCGATTGGAGATTCCACTCAGTGGGCGCCACTAACGAAAAGAGTAAACGCTCTCGAGGCCAGACGCACATTTCCCGCTCCCCATTCTCCAATCACACCTCAATCAGTCGCATCGGCCTTGGTTTGTTATGGCTGGGCATCGGCTTCTGGATCGGATACGTGCTGATCTTCCTGGCGTATAGTCGCGCCATCCGCGTTGTTACGGTCGTGCCATTTACGCTAGGATGCTATTGCATTGTGTGCGGCATGTACCAAGTGGACATTGTGTATTCTTGGTTTGGTGTCACACAGAGGCTTCTCCACAGACACAAAAACACTAACAGTGACGAAGACGATGCCTCTACCAGTCCCTATCACGTGCCAGCGTTACTTGCGGTGTTCGGCGGCAAGC TGGGTGCCACTGCTGCATTTACGGTTATTTTCAGCTGTGTTCCCGGCCGTCGTGTGTGA
- the CPA1 gene encoding carbamoyl-phosphate synthase (glutamine-hydrolyzing) CPA1 (Small subunit of carbamoyl phosphate synthetase~similar to YOR303W), giving the protein MSAAQTKATFSIQNGPSFEGISFGANKSIAGETVFTTSLVGYPESMTDPSYRGQILVFTQPLIGNYGVPSGEARDEYNLLKYFESPHIHVVGIVVAEYAYQYSHWTAVESLAQWCQREGVAAITGVDTRELVQYLREQGSSLGRITLADHDPIPYVNPMKTNLVAQVTTKKPFHVSALPGKAKANVALIDCGVKENIIRCLVKRGANVTVFPYDYRIQDVASEFDGIFLSNGPGNPELCQATISNVRELLNNPAYDCIPIFGICLGHQLLALASGASTHKLKYGNRAHNIPAMDLTTGQCHITSQNHGYAVDPETLAKDLWKPYFVNLNDKSNEGMIHLQRPIFSTQFHPEAKGGPLDTAILFDKFFDNIETYQSKYQRRSSIPLKVTHSTDKSKLQSMNVTKLAKERVLF; this is encoded by the coding sequence atGTCCGCTGCTCAAACAAAAGCTACTTTCTCTATCCAAAACGGCCCTTCCTTCGAGGGTATATCTTTCGGCGCAAACAAATCTATTGCTGGCGAAACCGTTTTCACCACTTCTCTGGTTGGTTACCCAGAGTCCATGACTGATCCTTCCTACCGTGGTCAGATATTAGTCTTTACGCAACCCTTGATTGGTAACTACGGTGTACCATCCGGCGAAGCCCGTGATGAATacaatttattgaaatatttcGAATCTCCACATATCCATGTGGTCGGCATCGTTGTTGCTGAATATGCCTATCAATATTCGCATTGGACCGCTGTTGAATCTCTGGCACAATGGTGTCAAAGAGAAGGTGTTGCTGCTATTACCGGCGTAGACACTCGTGAATTGGTGCAATATTTGAGGGAACAGGGCTCCTCTTTGGGTCGTATTACTTTGGCCGACCATGACCCAATTCCCTACGTGAATCCCATGAAAACTAACTTGGTTGCTCAAGTCACGACAAAGAAACCCTTCCATGTCTCCGCTTTGCCTGGGAAGGCTAAGGCAAATGTTGCTCTTATTGACTGTGGTGTCAAGGAGAATATCATCAGATGCCTAGTCAAAAGAGGTGCCAATGTGACCGTTTTCCCTTATGATTACAGAATCCAGGATGTAGCCTCTGAATTCGACGGTATTTTCTTATCCAATGGGCCAGGCAATCCAGAACTATGTCAGGCCACAATTTCCAACGTCAGAGAATTACTAAACAATCCTGCTTATGACTGTATCCCTATCTTTGGTATTTGTCTTGGCCATCAGCTCTTGGCCTTAGCCTCTGGTGCTTCCACTCACAAATTGAAATATGGTAATAGGGCTCATAATATCCCTGCGATGGATTTGACCACCGGCCAGTGCCACATTACATCTCAAAACCATGGTTATGCAGTGGATCCTGAGACCTTAGCAAAGGATCTGTGGAAACCTTATTTCGTTAATTTGAACGACAAATCAAACGAAGGCATGATACACCTTCAAAGACCTATTTTCTCTACCCAATTTCACCCAGAGGCAAAGGGTGGTCCCTTGGATACAGCCATTCTTTTTGACAAATTCTTCGATAATATCGAAACTTACCAGTcgaaatatcaaagaagaagttcgATTCCGCTAAAAGTAACCCATAGTACCGATAAATCAAAATTACAGAGTATGAATGTTACTAAATTAGCCAAGGAAAGAGTgttattttaa
- the ISW2 gene encoding DNA translocase (ATP-dependent DNA translocase involved in chromatin remodeling~similar to YOR304W) — translation MTTQQEVQLSDTKNNESQSSSEVLADTSDSNSNGNGDDDNIEQSEGLSGKEVYTVADRPPEYWAQRKKKFVLDVDPKYAKQKDKSDTYKRFKYLLSVTDLFRHFIGIKAKHDKNIQKLLKKLDSDANKLSKSQSSVSSSSRHHRKTEKEEDAELMADEEEEIVDEYQEDIFVSESPSFVKSGKLRDYQVQGLNWLISLHENKLSGILADEMGLGKTLQTISFLGYLRYVKQIEGPFLIIVPKSTLDNWRREFLKWTPNVNVLVLHGDKDTRAGIVRNIILQARFDVLITSYEMVIREKNALKRLAWQYIVIDEAHRIKNEQSALSQIIRLFYSKNRLLITGTPLQNNLHELWALLNFLLPDIFGDSELFDEWFEQNNSEQDQEIVVQQLHSVLNPFLLRRVKADVEKSLLPKIETNVYVGMTEMQIQWYKSLLEKDIDAVNGAVGKREGKTRLLNIVMQLRKCCNHPYLFEGAEPGPPYTTDEHLIFNSGKMIILDKLLKRLKEKGSRVLIFSQMSRLLDILEDYCYFRDFEYCRIDGSTSHEERIEAIDEYNKPNSEKFVFLLTTRAGGLGINLVTADTVILFDSDWNPQADLQAMDRAHRIGQKKQVHVYRFVTENAIEEKVIERAAQKLRLDQLVIQQGTGKKTASLGNSKDDLLDMIQFGAKNMFEKKASKVTVDADIDEILKKGEQKTQELNAKYQSLGLDDLQKFNGIENQSAYEWNGKSFQKKSDDKIVEWINPSRRERRREQTTYSVDDYYKEIIGGGSKSASKQTPQPKAPRAPKIIHGQDFQFFPKELDALQEKEQLYFKKKVNYKVTSYDITGDTRNEGSDPEEEEGEYKNAANTEGRKAQEELKKRIEEEQEKINSAADFTEEDELQKQKLISKAFTNWNKRDFMAFINACAKYGRDDMENIKKSIDSKTPEEVEEYAKVFWERLKEINGWEKYLHNVELGEKKNEKLKFQETLLRQKIEQCRHPLHELIIQYPPNNARRTYNTLEDKFLLLAVNKYGLRADKLYEKLKQEIMMSELFTFDWFIKTRTVHELSKRVHTLLTLIVREYEQPDANKKKRSRTTATREDTPLSQNESTRASTVPNLPSTIVSNQKDANDHADKRPKIDQEA, via the coding sequence ATGACGACCCAGCAGGAGGTGCAACTAAGTGATACCAAGAATAATGAAAGCCAGTCATCTTCGGAAGTTCTAGCCGATACGTCTGACTCAAATTCAAACGGCAACGgcgatgatgataatatcGAACAAAGCGAAGGCCTATCAGGTAAGGAAGTGTATACGGTAGCAGATAGACCACCGGAATATTGGGctcaaagaaagaaaaaattcgTGCTGGATGTAGATCCAAAGTACGCCAAGCAAAAGGACAAGTCTGATACGTACAAAAGatttaaatatttactGAGCGTCACAGATCTTTTCCGTCATTTTATTGGCATTAAAGCGAAAcatgataaaaatattcaaaaactcCTAAAAAAGTTAGATTCTGATGCAAATAAACTTTCCAAATCACAGAGCTCCGTCAGTTCGTCATCACGTCATCATaggaaaacagaaaaggaGGAGGATGCTGAATTGATGGctgatgaggaagaagaaattgtaGATGAATATCAGGAAGACATATTCGTCTCAGAATCTCCCTCTTTCGTCAAATCAGGAAAATTAAGAGACTATCAAGTACAAGGCTTGAATTGGTTAATATCGCTGCACGAAAACAAATTGTCGGGTATCTTGGCCGATGAAATGGGACTGGGTAAAACCTTACAAACAATTTCATTCCTAGGTTATTTAAGATACGTCAAACAAATTGAAGGTCCCTTTTTGATTATAGTACCGAAATCAACATTAGATAATTGGAGACGAGAGTTTCTCAAATGGACTCCAAACGTCAATGTCCTTGTGTTACATGGTGACAAAGACACAAGGGCTGGCATAGTACGGAATATAATATTACAAGCTAGATTTGATGTACTAATTACATCTTACGAAATGGTCATTAGAGAAAAGAACGCTTTGAAAAGATTGGCTTGGCAATACATTGTTATTGATGAAGCTCATAGGATCAAAAATGAACAGAGCGCGTTATCTCAAATAATTAGATTATTTTACTCTAAGAATAGACTATTGATCACGGGTACGCCTTTACAAAACAATCTTCACGAATTATGGgctttattgaatttcttaTTGCCTGATATATTTGGAGATTCTGAACTATTCGATGAATGGTTCGAACAAAATAATTCTGAACAAGATcaagaaattgttgttcAGCAATTACATTCAGTACTGAACCCCTTTTTACTGAGAAGAGTCAAGGCGGATGTAGAAAAATCTTTATTGCCTAAAATCGAAACGAACGTTTACGTAGGGATGACGGAAATGCAAATACAATGGTATAAATCATTATTAGAAAAGGATATAGATGCTGTTAACGGTGCTGTTGGGAAAAGAGAAGGTAAAACAAGATTGTTGAACATTGTCATGCAATTAAGGAAATGCTGTAATCATCCATATCTTTTTGAAGGTGCAGAACCTGGACCTCCATACACTACTGATGAGCATTTGATTTTTAATTCCGGAAAAATGATTATATTAGATAAACTGCTGAAAAGACTAAAGGAAAAGGGATCTAGGGTATTGATTTTCAGCCAAATGTCAAGACTGTTGGATATATTAGAAGATTATTGCTATTTCAgagattttgaatattgcAGAATTGATGGTTCTACTAGTCATGAAGAACGTATTGAAGCTATCGATGAATATAATAAACCAAATTCGGAAAAGTTCgtttttttgttaacaACACGTGCCGGTGGTTTAGGTATCAATCTTGTCACAGCAGACACTgtcattctttttgattCCGATTGGAATCCTCAAGCTGATTTACAAGCAATGGATAGAGCGCATAGAATCGgtcaaaagaaacaagTTCATGTTTATAGATTTGTCACAGAGAACGCTATTGAAGAGAAAGTTATTGAGCGTGCCGCACAGAAACTGAGACTAGATCAGTTGGTTATCCAACAGGGTACCGGTAAGAAAACCGCATCTCTTGGTAACTCAAAGGACGATCTTTTAGATATGATTCAGTTTGGCGCTAAAAAtatgtttgaaaagaaagcaagCAAAGTCACTGTTGATGCAGATATcgatgaaattttgaaaaagggaGAACAAAAAACACAAGAATTAAACGCCAAATACCAAAGTTTGGGGCTCGATGACCTACAAAAGTTCAATGGGATAGAGAACCAATCTGCTTACGAATGGAATGGTAAaagctttcaaaaaaaatcagacGACAAAATTGTTGAGTGGATTAATCCTTCCCGAAGGGAAAGAAGGAGGGAGCAAACCACTTATTCAGTCGATGATTATTATAAAGAGATTATTGGTGGAGGTTCTAAATCAGCAAGCAAGCAAACCCCGCAACCAAAGGCACCCCGCGCTCCAAAGATCATACACGGTCAAGATTTCCAATTCTTCCCCAAAGAGTTGGATGCtttacaagaaaaggaacagctttatttcaagaaaaaggttaACTACAAGGTTACCTCTTATGACATTACGGGAGATACACGGAATGAGGGAAGCGATcctgaagaagaagaaggagaatACAAAAATGCGGCAAATACAGAAGGTCGTAAAGCTCAGGAAGaacttaaaaaaaggattgAGGAAGAGCAAGAGAAGATCAATTCAGCAGCTGATTTTACTGAAGAAGACGAACTGCAGAAGCAAAAGCTGATATCAAAAGCCTTTACTAACTGGAATAAGAGAGACTTTATGGCGTTTATCAATGCCTGTGCCAAATACGGTAGGGATGATATGGAgaatatcaagaaatctATAGATTCCAAAACACCAGAAGAGGTTGAAGAGTATGCAAAAGTATTCTGGGAGagattaaaagaaataaatggATGGGAAAAGTATTTACACAATGTCGAActtggtgaaaaaaaaaatgaaaaactgaaatttCAGGAAACTCTATTAaggcaaaaaattgaacaatgtAGACATCCGTTACATGAGCTGATAATACAGTATCCACCTAATAATGCAAGAAGAACTTACAATACATTAGAAGATAAATTTCTATTATTAGCTGTTAACAAATATGGGCTTCGTGCTGACAAACTCTACGAGAAATTAAAGCAAGAAATTATGATGAGTGAATTATTTACTTTTGATTGGTTTATAAAGACAAGAACAGTGCACGAACTATCAAAAAGAGTCCATACGCTGTTAACTTTAATTGTAAGGGAGTACGAGCAACCTGATgcaaacaagaagaaaaggagtAGAACTACAGCGACTAGAGAGGACACTCCTTTATCCCAAAATGAAAGCACAAGGGCTTCAACGGTTCCAAATCTTCCATCGACGATTGTATCAAATCAAAAGGATGCAAACGATCATGCTGATAAAAGGCCCAAAATTGATCAAGAAGCATGA